The following are from one region of the Oikeobacillus pervagus genome:
- the truA gene encoding tRNA pseudouridine(38-40) synthase TruA, with protein sequence MNRIKCIVCYDGTAFAGYQIQPNGRTIQGCIEKALKMIHKGQDVKVFASGRTDAGVHAVGQVLHFDSPLRIPPHKWPNAINGLLPRDIRIKECEIVDSSFHARFSASGKEYRYKVHTSAFQDPFRRNFSYHYPYKLDMKWMEEAAKNLIGTHDFTSFCSAKTDVEDKVRTIEQISIHSSQDELEFHFIGNGFLYNMVRILTGSLLDIGSGKISPNEIKRILEAKNRSMAGKTAPAAGLYLWRVFYDN encoded by the coding sequence ATGAATCGAATCAAATGTATCGTTTGTTATGATGGAACCGCTTTTGCAGGATATCAAATTCAACCAAATGGACGAACGATTCAAGGATGTATTGAAAAGGCATTGAAAATGATTCATAAGGGACAGGATGTGAAAGTTTTCGCCTCTGGACGAACGGATGCAGGAGTCCATGCCGTTGGACAAGTGCTCCACTTTGATTCCCCTTTAAGGATCCCCCCTCATAAATGGCCGAATGCGATCAATGGGTTGTTACCTAGGGATATTCGTATAAAGGAATGTGAAATCGTCGATTCTTCCTTCCATGCGCGATTTTCAGCTAGTGGTAAGGAGTATCGTTATAAAGTTCATACAAGTGCCTTTCAAGACCCGTTCAGAAGGAATTTTTCCTATCATTACCCATACAAATTGGATATGAAATGGATGGAAGAAGCGGCAAAGAATTTAATTGGAACCCATGATTTCACAAGCTTTTGTTCCGCGAAAACCGATGTAGAAGATAAGGTTCGAACGATTGAACAAATATCAATCCATTCAAGTCAAGATGAACTGGAATTTCATTTTATAGGGAATGGTTTCTTATACAACATGGTTCGGATTTTGACGGGATCTTTATTGGATATAGGGAGTGGAAAAATTTCTCCAAATGAGATCAAACGGATTTTAGAGGCAAAGAATCGATCAATGGCGGGAAAAACAGCACCAGCAGCTGGATTGTATCTATGGAGAGTTTTTTATGACAACTAA
- a CDS encoding acyltransferase family protein → MSSNTKSHRYIPGLDGLRALAVLSVIAYHFSFSWAKGGFLGVDIFFVLSGYLITSTILPVQGDQLTVNLRKFWIGRFRRLIPAAYFMIMATVVWVVLFNRELLNTVRGDAISSIFYASNWWFIFHKLSYFDSFGSPSPLKNLWSLAIEEQFYFIWPIVLTIGLYVFKKRSKLSIFVFIGALCSAMLMSILYEPGTDPSRVYYGTDTRSFELLIGCCLALVWPMKRLSSKNLSAGLRHTLNIISIITFVIFIICIFQVDEYQAFLYRGGMLLICINAAILIACVCHPVSFLGKLLSWKPLRWMGSRSYGIYLWHYPVIVLGTPVYEIGNPVYWRVALQLVIILIIAEFSYRFIEMPIRKHGFRPFLRQYLAIDILKWRSFPLVRKVSTVLIPLVLLIFTAGIAGVGKGEEPKKLMASYPTQVRINEEDSFSGSKDSVTKSSEEKESIELEKNSFDQDPGQEMELNDEQNKKASKKKKDDTSVVQEEKSYTEILAIGDSVMIDIAASLHKLYPDMTIDGKVGRQVYQAVALVPGYANFNHPDKAVIIQLGTNGYFTNDQIDTLLNAFSNAHIYLINTRVPRSWENKVNDALYKKAQEHGNITLIDWHSVAINHQEYFTPDGVHLEPKGIEALTGLIDRTISTSIKKDR, encoded by the coding sequence ATGTCAAGCAATACAAAAAGTCACCGCTATATCCCTGGATTAGATGGACTGCGAGCGTTGGCAGTACTGTCTGTCATAGCTTACCATTTTAGCTTCAGTTGGGCGAAAGGGGGATTTCTAGGTGTTGATATCTTTTTTGTTTTATCGGGTTACTTAATAACATCTACTATTTTGCCTGTACAAGGAGATCAGTTAACAGTCAATTTACGTAAATTTTGGATTGGACGGTTTAGACGTTTAATTCCAGCTGCCTATTTCATGATTATGGCTACTGTCGTTTGGGTGGTGTTATTTAACCGAGAGCTTCTTAACACTGTGCGCGGAGATGCAATATCTTCTATTTTTTACGCAAGCAATTGGTGGTTCATTTTCCATAAGCTCTCATATTTTGATAGTTTCGGCTCTCCTTCACCTTTGAAAAATTTATGGTCGTTAGCGATTGAAGAACAATTTTATTTCATTTGGCCCATTGTGTTAACAATTGGACTATATGTATTTAAAAAGCGAAGCAAGTTGTCCATTTTCGTCTTTATTGGGGCATTATGTTCGGCCATGTTAATGAGCATTCTGTATGAACCGGGGACAGATCCTAGCCGTGTCTATTATGGGACAGATACCCGTTCATTTGAATTGCTTATTGGCTGTTGTCTAGCTCTTGTTTGGCCCATGAAAAGACTTTCGTCCAAAAATCTTTCTGCTGGACTTCGCCACACACTAAACATCATTAGTATAATCACTTTTGTCATTTTTATCATTTGCATATTTCAGGTGGATGAATATCAAGCGTTCTTATACAGAGGAGGGATGCTGTTGATTTGTATCAATGCAGCCATCCTGATCGCTTGTGTTTGTCATCCTGTCAGCTTTTTAGGGAAATTACTTTCTTGGAAGCCCCTTCGCTGGATGGGTTCGAGATCTTACGGAATCTACCTTTGGCATTACCCTGTTATAGTGTTGGGTACCCCTGTTTATGAAATAGGAAATCCAGTATACTGGCGAGTAGCTTTGCAATTAGTGATTATATTGATCATCGCGGAATTTTCATATCGTTTTATTGAAATGCCGATTAGAAAACATGGATTCCGACCATTCCTTCGGCAGTATCTGGCAATCGACATTTTAAAGTGGAGAAGCTTTCCTTTAGTGCGAAAAGTATCAACTGTACTCATACCTTTAGTCCTTCTAATCTTTACGGCTGGTATCGCGGGTGTAGGTAAAGGGGAGGAACCGAAGAAATTAATGGCATCATATCCAACTCAAGTAAGAATAAATGAGGAAGATTCGTTTTCTGGTAGTAAAGATTCTGTTACGAAGAGTTCTGAAGAGAAGGAAAGTATTGAATTAGAGAAAAATTCTTTTGATCAAGATCCTGGGCAAGAAATGGAACTAAATGACGAACAGAATAAGAAAGCGTCAAAAAAGAAGAAAGATGATACAAGTGTTGTACAGGAAGAGAAATCTTATACGGAGATACTGGCTATTGGGGACTCTGTCATGATAGATATTGCAGCAAGTTTGCATAAATTATATCCGGATATGACCATTGATGGAAAAGTCGGAAGGCAAGTGTATCAAGCCGTTGCATTAGTGCCTGGTTACGCAAATTTCAATCACCCAGATAAAGCAGTTATTATCCAACTTGGAACAAACGGTTATTTTACTAATGATCAAATAGATACATTGCTAAACGCTTTCTCAAATGCTCATATTTATTTAATCAATACACGTGTACCACGTTCATGGGAAAATAAAGTGAATGATGCTTTATATAAAAAAGCCCAAGAGCACGGAAATATTACGTTGATTGATTGGCATTCTGTAGCGATAAATCATCAGGAATATTTTACTCCAGATGGTGTACATTTAGAACCGAAAGGGATCGAAGCGTTAACAGGTCTTATTGACCGAACGATAAGCACTAGTATTAAAAAAGATCGATAG
- a CDS encoding FecCD family ABC transporter permease has translation MVLTNRLRAIILCISILMLLFSMCMSIVYGYTNTNWKMAWEAFSHFNGSNEHIVIRDVRLPRAFIASVVGACLALAGALLQALTKNPLASPSFFGINSGAGFAIVVAFSIFSISNLQAYVWIAFLGAAISSLIVYFIGTLGREGLTPLKLTLAGAAVAALFSSMTQGFLVINEAALDQVLFWLAGSVQGRKLEYLTSVFPYIVIAFVFCIFLAPKMNIFAMGEDVAKSLGLKTGMVKIFTGIAVILLSGGAVAIAGPISFIGIVIPHIARYVAGNDYRWILPYSAVFGGILLVLADIGARFVVMPEEVPVGVMTAIIGTPFFIYIARGGFK, from the coding sequence ATGGTTTTGACCAATCGTTTGAGAGCAATTATTTTATGTATTTCAATTTTAATGCTGTTATTCAGTATGTGTATGAGTATTGTTTATGGCTATACAAATACGAACTGGAAAATGGCTTGGGAGGCCTTTTCTCATTTTAATGGGTCAAATGAACATATCGTCATCCGCGATGTTCGCTTGCCGAGGGCTTTCATCGCTTCGGTTGTAGGGGCATGTCTTGCTTTGGCGGGTGCTTTGCTTCAGGCTTTGACGAAAAACCCACTGGCTTCACCAAGTTTTTTTGGAATTAATTCAGGAGCGGGATTTGCGATCGTTGTTGCGTTTTCCATTTTTTCTATAAGCAACCTTCAAGCGTATGTATGGATTGCCTTTTTGGGAGCGGCGATTTCCAGTTTAATTGTTTACTTTATTGGGACGTTGGGAAGGGAAGGATTGACTCCTTTAAAGCTTACTTTAGCGGGAGCCGCTGTGGCTGCACTTTTTTCATCCATGACGCAAGGCTTTTTAGTAATAAATGAGGCAGCACTAGATCAAGTATTGTTTTGGCTTGCCGGTTCTGTTCAAGGGCGTAAGCTTGAGTATTTAACTTCAGTATTTCCATATATCGTGATCGCTTTTGTTTTTTGTATTTTTTTAGCCCCCAAAATGAATATTTTTGCGATGGGGGAAGATGTTGCAAAAAGTTTAGGATTAAAAACCGGAATGGTCAAAATATTTACAGGGATTGCAGTCATTCTTCTTTCGGGGGGAGCTGTTGCGATTGCCGGTCCGATTAGTTTTATCGGAATTGTGATTCCTCATATTGCAAGATATGTAGCAGGAAATGATTATCGCTGGATTTTACCTTACTCTGCTGTTTTTGGCGGTATCCTTTTAGTTCTAGCGGACATAGGGGCGCGTTTTGTCGTCATGCCAGAAGAAGTGCCGGTCGGTGTCATGACGGCGATTATTGGAACACCTTTTTTCATATACATTGCTAGAGGGGGGTTCAAATAA
- the rpsI gene encoding 30S ribosomal protein S9 — translation MAQVQYYGTGRRKSSVARVRLVPGDGRIIINDREAESYIPFEALREVIKQPLVATETLGSYDVLVNVNGGGYTGQAGAIRHGIARALLQADPEYRTTLKRAGLLTRDARMKERKKYGLKGARRAPQFSKR, via the coding sequence TTGGCACAAGTACAATATTACGGAACTGGTCGCCGTAAGAGCTCAGTTGCTCGTGTTCGTTTAGTACCAGGCGACGGACGTATCATTATCAACGATCGTGAAGCAGAAAGCTACATCCCATTTGAAGCTCTACGTGAAGTAATCAAGCAACCACTTGTTGCGACAGAAACTTTAGGAAGCTATGATGTATTAGTAAACGTAAATGGCGGAGGATACACTGGTCAAGCAGGTGCTATTCGCCACGGTATTGCTCGTGCATTACTTCAAGCTGATCCTGAATATCGTACAACATTAAAACGTGCAGGATTATTAACTCGTGACGCTCGCATGAAAGAACGTAAAAAATACGGTCTTAAAGGCGCTCGTCGTGCACCACAGTTCTCAAAACGTTAA
- a CDS encoding FecCD family ABC transporter permease, protein MKKYSSVRLGKGFISFLVDRKAFLVALIFLILTFIVLVVSTSVGEVMISPFESFKTIIGMGDEMNQLIINSFRLPRILIALLIGMCLAVSGGILQNLVRNPLASPDIIGVTGGASTAVMLFLAIFSDSNHSLTVSISWMPVSAFIGAIVTSFFVYFLAWKKGVSSFRIVLIGIGITLLTKSITTLLMIKGPIYQAAQANVWITGSVYTANWEQVQILLPITILLLFITIVMTRTINIQEFGDPIAAGVGSRVQFNRFALLLLSAALTGSAVAFGGGIGFVGLMAPHMARRLVGSSFGAVLPVSALIGGLLVMLADLIGRTVFLPLEVPAGVFTAAIGAPYFIYLLYKTRNS, encoded by the coding sequence ATGAAAAAGTATTCCTCTGTTCGTTTAGGAAAAGGGTTTATTTCCTTTTTAGTAGATAGAAAAGCATTCTTGGTCGCTTTGATCTTTTTGATTCTTACATTTATTGTTTTGGTTGTGTCGACAAGTGTCGGTGAAGTTATGATTTCACCATTTGAATCATTTAAAACGATCATTGGCATGGGTGATGAGATGAATCAATTAATTATCAATTCGTTTCGTTTGCCAAGAATTTTGATCGCTTTATTAATTGGGATGTGCTTGGCGGTTTCGGGTGGCATTTTGCAAAACTTAGTTCGTAATCCGTTGGCATCACCAGATATTATAGGGGTCACGGGCGGTGCATCGACAGCCGTCATGCTTTTTTTAGCCATATTTTCTGATAGCAACCATTCGTTGACTGTTAGTATTAGCTGGATGCCTGTGTCAGCTTTTATTGGGGCAATTGTCACATCCTTTTTCGTTTATTTTCTAGCTTGGAAAAAAGGAGTATCATCATTCAGAATTGTGCTAATCGGAATTGGCATCACATTATTAACAAAATCAATCACGACACTTTTAATGATTAAAGGACCAATTTATCAAGCTGCCCAGGCAAATGTTTGGATCACGGGTAGTGTGTATACGGCAAATTGGGAGCAAGTACAAATTCTTTTGCCCATTACTATCTTGCTTCTCTTCATCACGATTGTCATGACACGGACGATTAACATACAAGAATTTGGAGACCCTATTGCCGCAGGTGTTGGTAGTCGTGTGCAGTTTAACCGATTTGCTTTACTTCTATTAAGCGCTGCATTAACAGGGAGTGCTGTTGCATTTGGCGGTGGTATCGGTTTTGTCGGGCTCATGGCACCACATATGGCAAGACGACTAGTGGGTTCAAGTTTTGGCGCAGTCCTTCCGGTATCCGCACTGATTGGCGGTCTACTGGTCATGTTGGCTGATTTAATTGGGAGAACGGTATTTTTACCACTTGAAGTTCCAGCAGGAGTTTTCACTGCCGCAATTGGAGCACCGTATTTTATTTACCTTTTATATAAAACTAGAAACTCTTAA
- the rplM gene encoding 50S ribosomal protein L13, whose product MRTTYMAKANEIERKWYVVDAEGKTLGRLSSEVASILRGKHKPTFTPHVDTGDHVILINAEKIELTGKKLTDKIYYRHSQYPGGLKTRTALEMRTKYPVRMLELAVKGMLPKGSLGRQMIKKLHVYAGSEHPHEAQKPEVYELRG is encoded by the coding sequence ATGCGTACGACGTATATGGCGAAAGCAAATGAAATCGAGCGTAAATGGTACGTAGTAGATGCTGAAGGCAAGACTTTAGGTCGCCTTTCAAGTGAAGTTGCATCTATTTTACGCGGTAAACATAAACCAACATTTACACCACATGTTGACACTGGTGATCATGTAATTCTAATCAACGCAGAGAAAATTGAATTAACTGGTAAAAAATTAACAGATAAAATTTATTACCGTCACAGCCAATATCCAGGCGGATTAAAAACTCGCACAGCATTAGAAATGCGTACAAAATATCCTGTAAGAATGTTGGAGCTTGCTGTTAAAGGTATGCTTCCAAAAGGTTCTTTAGGTCGTCAAATGATCAAAAAACTTCATGTATACGCAGGATCTGAGCATCCACATGAAGCACAAAAACCAGAAGTTTATGAACTTCGTGGATAA
- a CDS encoding RNA polymerase sigma factor produces MKKKEKHALFVKCITTHKEDFYRLAYSYVKNQEDALDIVQESIKKALISIEAIKEPNSIKSWFYKIVVRTAIDFLRKQKKWILTDDQTIDFLSHGKEDSYENFDLHNALDELPLQYKTVIVLRFFEDLKLEEIAEIVEENLNTVKTRLYRGLKLLRITITEEELI; encoded by the coding sequence ATGAAAAAAAAGGAGAAACATGCACTGTTCGTCAAATGTATTACTACTCACAAAGAAGATTTTTATCGTTTAGCGTATAGTTATGTAAAAAATCAAGAAGATGCATTAGATATTGTTCAAGAATCGATAAAAAAAGCACTGATTTCTATTGAAGCCATTAAAGAACCTAACTCCATAAAAAGTTGGTTTTATAAAATTGTCGTTCGTACAGCAATCGATTTTCTAAGAAAACAAAAGAAATGGATACTTACGGATGATCAAACGATTGACTTTTTAAGTCATGGGAAAGAAGATTCATACGAAAATTTTGATCTTCATAATGCTTTAGATGAATTACCCCTCCAATATAAAACCGTTATTGTTCTGCGCTTTTTTGAAGATTTAAAATTGGAGGAAATTGCAGAAATTGTGGAAGAAAACCTTAACACAGTTAAAACGCGCCTATACAGAGGGTTAAAGTTATTACGTATTACAATTACCGAGGAGGAACTAATTTAA
- a CDS encoding 3-hydroxyacyl-CoA dehydrogenase, whose protein sequence is MNYQNIAVAGSGVLGSQIAYQTAFKGFNVSVYDINDEAIEAAKDRILKLKPRYQEDLGASQEEVDAAYNRLSFYSDLEKAVAGADLVIEAISERVDIKVDFYTKLGAVAPEKTVFVTNSSTLLPSQFAEATGRPEKFLALHFANEIWKNNTAEVMKHSGTDPKYFDEVLDFAKAIGMVGLPIYKEQPGYILNSLLVPFLDAAQLLLLKEVSDPETIDKTWMIATGAPLGPFAILDVVGINTAYNITLAKAKATGTEEYKKLAELLKTEYIDKGKLGRETGEGFYKYPNPSFAQPGFLKA, encoded by the coding sequence ATGAATTATCAAAACATTGCGGTTGCTGGTAGTGGTGTTTTAGGAAGTCAAATTGCCTACCAAACAGCTTTCAAAGGATTTAATGTTTCTGTTTATGATATTAATGATGAAGCAATAGAAGCTGCCAAAGATCGAATCTTGAAGTTAAAACCACGTTACCAGGAGGATTTAGGTGCAAGTCAAGAAGAAGTTGATGCAGCGTATAACCGCTTATCATTTTATAGTGACTTAGAGAAAGCAGTTGCTGGGGCAGATCTTGTCATTGAAGCTATTTCCGAAAGAGTAGATATTAAAGTTGACTTCTACACTAAACTAGGTGCAGTTGCCCCCGAAAAGACTGTGTTCGTTACAAACTCTTCTACATTATTACCAAGTCAATTTGCTGAAGCAACTGGACGTCCAGAAAAATTTTTAGCCCTCCATTTTGCAAATGAAATTTGGAAAAACAATACGGCTGAAGTAATGAAACACTCTGGAACAGACCCGAAATATTTTGATGAAGTTTTAGACTTTGCTAAAGCAATTGGAATGGTTGGTTTACCAATATATAAAGAACAACCGGGATACATTTTAAATTCCTTATTAGTTCCATTCTTAGATGCAGCACAATTATTATTACTAAAGGAAGTATCTGACCCTGAAACAATCGATAAAACATGGATGATTGCAACAGGAGCCCCACTTGGCCCATTTGCAATTCTAGATGTTGTAGGAATTAATACGGCTTACAACATTACCCTTGCAAAAGCTAAAGCAACTGGTACAGAGGAATACAAAAAATTAGCCGAACTACTAAAAACTGAGTATATTGATAAAGGAAAACTAGGTCGTGAAACTGGAGAAGGCTTCTATAAATATCCAAACCCGAGCTTTGCCCAACCTGGATTTTTGAAAGCTTAA
- a CDS encoding oleate hydratase encodes MYYSNGNFEAFARPKKPEGVDEKSAYLIGSGLASLSAACFLVRDGQMNGENIHILEELDIAGGSLDGILNPTRGFIIRGGREMENHFECLWDLFRSIPSLEVENASVLDEFYWLNKEDPNYSKCRLIKNRGERLEDDGKFTLSDQSSEEMIKLFFTPEEKLEDKKITDVFSEEFFESNFWFYWSTMFAFEKWHSAMEMRRYIMRFIHHIGGLPDLSALKFTKYNQYESLVLPMIEYLKSHDVDFQFNTVVENVLVDQVGDKKVAHTLVLRKDGVKKNIELTENELVFVTNGSITESTTYGDNNTPAPRSTDLGGSWSLWKNIAAQDGEFGRPEKFCDNLPEESWFVSATLTTLDDRVAPYIEKISKRDPYAGKVVTGGIVTATDSNWMLSYTLNRQPHFKNQPKDQLVVWIYGLLSNKPGNFIKKSITECTGIEIAQEWLYHMGVPVDEIPDLAQNSCNTIPCYMPYITSYFMPRAMGDRPLVVPKGSANLAFIGNFSETARDTVFTTEYSVRTAMEAVYQLLNIDRGVPEVFASVYDIRTLLASTSRLLDGKKLTDIDAPFILKQLGKLGVHKTKDTIIYDLLKDSQLI; translated from the coding sequence ATGTACTACAGCAATGGTAACTTTGAGGCTTTTGCACGTCCTAAAAAACCTGAGGGTGTAGATGAAAAATCTGCTTATCTTATTGGTTCTGGGCTAGCTTCACTTTCTGCAGCATGTTTTTTAGTTCGTGATGGCCAAATGAACGGAGAGAATATTCATATTCTCGAAGAACTGGATATTGCAGGAGGAAGTCTTGATGGCATACTTAATCCGACAAGAGGCTTTATTATTCGTGGTGGTCGAGAAATGGAAAATCATTTTGAGTGCTTATGGGATTTATTCCGCTCCATTCCTTCGTTAGAAGTAGAAAATGCTTCGGTTTTAGACGAATTTTATTGGTTAAATAAAGAGGATCCGAATTATTCAAAATGTCGATTAATAAAGAATAGAGGAGAAAGACTTGAGGATGACGGGAAGTTCACCTTATCGGATCAATCATCTGAAGAAATGATTAAACTATTCTTTACCCCTGAGGAAAAATTAGAGGATAAAAAAATCACGGATGTTTTCTCAGAAGAGTTTTTTGAATCGAATTTTTGGTTCTATTGGTCTACTATGTTTGCGTTTGAAAAATGGCATTCTGCGATGGAAATGCGTCGTTATATTATGCGTTTTATTCATCATATTGGTGGATTACCAGATTTATCAGCATTGAAATTTACAAAGTATAATCAGTATGAATCGTTAGTACTTCCTATGATTGAATATTTAAAAAGTCATGATGTTGATTTCCAATTTAATACGGTTGTAGAAAATGTCCTGGTTGATCAAGTGGGAGACAAAAAAGTAGCTCATACGTTAGTGTTAAGAAAAGACGGTGTAAAGAAGAATATTGAGCTAACAGAGAATGAATTAGTATTTGTAACAAATGGGAGTATTACGGAGAGCACGACTTATGGTGACAATAACACGCCAGCCCCTAGAAGCACTGATCTAGGTGGCAGTTGGTCTCTTTGGAAAAATATCGCTGCACAAGATGGTGAGTTTGGTCGACCAGAAAAATTCTGTGATAATCTTCCGGAAGAAAGCTGGTTTGTTTCCGCCACGCTGACTACATTAGATGATCGTGTGGCTCCTTATATTGAAAAAATCAGTAAAAGGGATCCATACGCTGGTAAGGTCGTAACAGGAGGAATTGTCACAGCTACAGATTCTAATTGGATGCTAAGCTATACATTGAACCGGCAACCTCACTTTAAAAATCAACCAAAAGATCAATTAGTCGTGTGGATTTACGGCTTACTATCAAACAAACCGGGTAATTTTATCAAAAAGAGTATCACAGAATGTACGGGTATTGAGATTGCTCAAGAGTGGTTGTATCATATGGGGGTACCGGTGGATGAAATTCCGGATCTCGCGCAAAATTCCTGTAATACCATTCCGTGTTATATGCCATATATCACATCTTACTTTATGCCAAGAGCGATGGGGGATCGCCCATTAGTTGTGCCAAAAGGATCTGCTAACCTAGCTTTTATTGGCAACTTTAGTGAAACAGCAAGAGACACTGTTTTTACCACTGAATATTCAGTAAGAACGGCGATGGAGGCTGTTTATCAATTATTAAATATTGACCGTGGTGTTCCAGAAGTATTTGCATCTGTTTATGATATTCGCACGTTATTAGCTTCAACATCACGTTTACTGGACGGAAAAAAATTAACAGATATCGATGCACCTTTTATCTTAAAGCAACTCGGTAAATTGGGTGTTCACAAAACAAAAGATACGATTATTTATGACTTACTGAAAGATAGTCAATTAATATAG
- a CDS encoding ABC transporter substrate-binding protein has product MRSYSKATLAFVAALFLLVMAACGNNDTSKKEEATKEKPKEEQAYTIKHAMGETPIPKTPKRIVILTNEGIEALLAMGVKPVGAVEAFSGDPWYDHLSDQLKGVEVVGTEQEVNVEKIAALQPDLIIGNKIRQEAIYDKLNKIAPTVFAETLRGDWQENLQLYAKAINKENKGKEVLDNYNKHVEDVKQKLGDKTNQTISMVRFMPGRTRIYYTDSFSGVIFDQLGFKRPENQEKLFENPGKLGKLAVEVDKELIPEMDGDILFYFTYAPKDDKSGLELEKEWTNDPLWKNLNAVKNEKVYKVDDVIWNTAGGVIAANEMLDQLEEMLAK; this is encoded by the coding sequence ATGCGTTCATATTCAAAGGCAACACTTGCTTTTGTGGCTGCGCTTTTCTTACTCGTTATGGCTGCATGCGGAAACAACGATACATCTAAAAAAGAAGAGGCCACAAAAGAAAAACCAAAAGAAGAACAGGCCTATACAATCAAACATGCCATGGGAGAAACACCCATCCCGAAAACTCCTAAACGTATCGTCATTTTAACAAATGAGGGAATTGAAGCACTTTTGGCAATGGGAGTTAAACCAGTTGGGGCTGTCGAAGCTTTTTCAGGCGACCCTTGGTATGACCATCTTTCAGATCAATTAAAAGGGGTCGAAGTTGTCGGGACCGAACAAGAAGTAAATGTTGAAAAAATCGCCGCACTTCAGCCTGATTTAATTATCGGCAACAAAATTCGCCAAGAAGCGATCTATGATAAATTAAATAAAATTGCCCCTACCGTGTTTGCTGAAACATTAAGAGGAGACTGGCAAGAAAACCTACAACTTTATGCAAAAGCGATCAATAAGGAAAATAAAGGAAAAGAAGTATTAGACAACTATAATAAACATGTTGAAGATGTGAAACAAAAACTCGGCGACAAAACGAACCAAACAATTTCCATGGTTCGCTTCATGCCCGGAAGAACTCGTATTTATTATACAGATTCTTTCTCAGGAGTCATTTTTGATCAATTAGGATTTAAACGCCCCGAAAATCAAGAAAAACTTTTTGAAAACCCTGGAAAACTTGGAAAACTTGCGGTTGAAGTAGATAAAGAGTTAATACCTGAAATGGATGGTGATATCCTATTCTATTTCACATACGCACCTAAAGATGACAAATCAGGGCTGGAATTAGAAAAAGAATGGACAAATGATCCGCTTTGGAAAAACTTAAATGCTGTTAAAAACGAAAAAGTCTATAAAGTAGACGACGTAATTTGGAACACAGCAGGCGGAGTAATCGCAGCAAATGAAATGTTAGATCAACTTGAGGAAATGTTAGCTAAATAA
- a CDS encoding DUF3298 and DUF4163 domain-containing protein, giving the protein MNKELDRLKNEYKNVQIPKELDVIVGKALKNKPKKKQLYIWPTSAAAAAVLLTVTVNFSPDAARAISKIPVVKEVLEVITFNEIKEEKDHSSIDVKTPAITGLENKTLEENLNKKYVEESKKLYEKFTNSSSSQKGYLSIDSDYEKVTETPAVLSIRRTIQRTEASGYIQNQYISIDKEAQVLITLKSLFKNDEYVKVISENIKEQMKQQMKADSNKLYFITEEDMEPFTQIDPNQQFYISGDYKLVIAFDEYEVAPGYMGAVEFKIPTEVISDLLVGDRYIH; this is encoded by the coding sequence ATGAACAAAGAATTAGATAGACTAAAAAACGAATATAAGAATGTGCAAATCCCGAAAGAATTAGATGTCATTGTAGGGAAAGCTCTTAAGAACAAACCGAAAAAGAAACAACTATATATTTGGCCAACAAGTGCGGCTGCAGCTGCAGTATTATTAACAGTAACAGTCAATTTTAGTCCAGATGCAGCACGGGCTATATCTAAGATTCCTGTTGTCAAGGAGGTCCTAGAAGTTATTACATTTAACGAGATTAAAGAAGAAAAGGATCATTCCAGTATTGATGTTAAAACCCCAGCTATTACAGGGCTTGAGAATAAAACGCTTGAAGAGAACCTAAACAAAAAATATGTAGAAGAAAGCAAGAAGTTATATGAGAAATTTACAAATTCGTCATCCTCTCAAAAAGGGTATTTGTCTATTGATAGTGATTATGAAAAGGTGACAGAGACGCCTGCCGTTTTATCCATTCGTCGTACTATTCAAAGAACAGAAGCATCCGGGTATATTCAAAACCAATATATTTCAATTGATAAAGAGGCTCAAGTATTAATCACTTTAAAGAGCTTGTTTAAAAATGATGAGTATGTAAAGGTCATTAGTGAAAACATTAAAGAACAAATGAAACAACAGATGAAAGCAGACTCTAATAAACTTTATTTTATAACAGAGGAGGATATGGAACCTTTTACACAAATTGATCCAAACCAGCAGTTTTATATTAGTGGAGATTATAAATTGGTAATTGCATTTGACGAATATGAGGTTGCCCCAGGATATATGGGAGCCGTAGAGTTTAAAATTCCAACCGAGGTTATTTCGGATCTCCTCGTGGGAGACAGATATATTCATTAA